One genomic segment of Chitinibacter sp. FCG-7 includes these proteins:
- the ybgF gene encoding tol-pal system protein YbgF codes for MMKTLKASLIAMVLAGMATQAQAGLFDDDVARKQVADLAASVQTLQQQNTQRLEQLEASKSRILDLVRQLDAQKEEIAKLRGANEVLQFNLDEAVKRQKDLYIDLDARLRNIEQAKAEAKQEAKLSEQDSFDAAVALVQSKKFKDASAAWSRFVADYPGSEKMAAAQYWMGMNYAFSKDYKSANIAFKNVVENAPDDEKAPDALLGLASVAATTGDKKSSRNYLINILERYPQSEAAAKAKKALAAPN; via the coding sequence ATGATGAAAACACTAAAAGCAAGCCTGATCGCCATGGTATTGGCCGGGATGGCAACGCAAGCCCAGGCCGGCTTGTTTGATGACGATGTCGCCCGCAAACAAGTCGCCGATCTGGCTGCTAGCGTGCAAACGCTGCAACAGCAAAACACCCAGCGTCTGGAGCAACTGGAAGCGAGCAAATCGCGCATCCTCGATCTGGTGCGTCAGCTGGACGCGCAAAAAGAAGAAATCGCCAAATTGCGCGGTGCCAATGAAGTGCTGCAATTTAATCTGGACGAAGCCGTCAAACGCCAGAAAGACCTGTATATCGATCTGGACGCCCGTCTGCGCAATATCGAACAAGCCAAAGCCGAAGCTAAACAGGAAGCCAAGCTGAGCGAGCAGGACAGCTTTGACGCCGCCGTGGCGCTGGTGCAAAGCAAGAAATTCAAAGACGCCAGTGCAGCCTGGAGCCGTTTTGTCGCCGATTACCCCGGCAGCGAAAAAATGGCCGCAGCCCAATACTGGATGGGCATGAACTATGCATTTAGCAAAGACTACAAATCGGCCAATATCGCCTTTAAAAACGTCGTTGAAAACGCCCCCGATGACGAAAAAGCTCCCGACGCCCTGCTCGGCCTGGCATCCGTCGCCGCGACCACGGGTGATAAAAAAAGCTCGCGCAATTACCTGATCAATATTCTGGAGCGCTACCCGCAATCAGAAGCCGCCGCTAAAGCCAAAAAAGCGCTAGCAGCGCCTAATTGA
- a CDS encoding DUF4253 domain-containing protein, which yields MQIDFKMIVVPGQQALAKLAELQQNTGVVPIILGNADETDALFENIETSEESLDELLARTELEDAQRWLAARAEEAKAFALEFGADDTDEEDEDEEDWGEGDFGGMPEDGSDARLSAHCNIMTGKPYEQVALALVPAELAWQVPCHLRIGGWNECPDAPVHAALFRYWGERYGAVPVCYTGDVIEMSVSRPPQTLEDALALAQEQYLYCPDIVDQGTETVEALARSLLHSPVWYFWWD from the coding sequence ATGCAAATTGATTTCAAAATGATCGTTGTTCCAGGCCAGCAGGCTTTGGCCAAGCTGGCCGAGCTCCAGCAAAACACAGGTGTCGTGCCCATTATTCTGGGTAATGCGGATGAGACCGACGCCTTGTTTGAAAATATTGAAACGTCCGAAGAGTCTCTAGACGAGCTGCTGGCGCGTACCGAGCTTGAAGACGCGCAGCGCTGGTTGGCGGCTCGTGCCGAGGAAGCGAAGGCATTTGCGCTCGAGTTTGGCGCAGATGACACTGATGAAGAAGACGAGGACGAAGAAGATTGGGGTGAGGGCGACTTCGGAGGCATGCCGGAAGACGGCTCGGATGCTCGCCTGAGCGCCCATTGCAATATCATGACCGGAAAGCCGTATGAGCAAGTGGCGCTAGCGCTGGTTCCTGCCGAGCTGGCCTGGCAAGTGCCTTGCCATCTGCGCATCGGCGGTTGGAATGAATGCCCGGATGCCCCGGTTCATGCCGCCTTATTTCGCTACTGGGGCGAGCGTTACGGTGCCGTGCCTGTCTGCTACACCGGTGATGTGATTGAAATGTCGGTTAGCCGCCCGCCACAAACGCTGGAAGACGCATTAGCGCTGGCGCAGGAACAATACTTATATTGCCCCGATATTGTTGATCAGGGCACTGAGACGGTAGAGGCGCTGGCTCGCAGCCTGTTGCACTCACCGGTGTGGTATTTCTGGTGGGATTGA
- a CDS encoding TonB C-terminal domain-containing protein → MNHIHNPAHEEKRGLAFVLAVLMHVVLAAALLLSVQWKTQKPTPVVVELWGGQPPAAPEPAQPEPPVKKTVKVEPPKPEIVPEKVDIATEKVKSTPKPTAKPTATPKVTAAPTPTPKATVAPRATSAPAAKPTAAPKVKATAVPKKNSEMQDLLSLDNTISSNSTSNTKPVAGGKPGGTGTNPNAVGNSGAGKGSGANAAGLEGYKGRLIQQIKSRTVYSKGGSPTAEFRVIVLPDGSILEDQLQQISATGDPAYAEATKRAILSMGRFPPLPDGQTFSGSLRTWNIKFRLD, encoded by the coding sequence ATGAATCACATCCATAACCCCGCTCACGAAGAAAAACGCGGCCTCGCCTTTGTGCTGGCCGTGTTGATGCATGTGGTTCTAGCTGCGGCTTTGCTATTGTCGGTGCAGTGGAAAACGCAAAAGCCCACGCCGGTGGTGGTCGAGCTTTGGGGCGGCCAGCCGCCTGCTGCGCCCGAGCCAGCCCAGCCCGAACCGCCGGTGAAAAAAACCGTCAAGGTCGAGCCGCCCAAGCCTGAAATCGTGCCAGAAAAAGTGGATATTGCTACCGAGAAGGTGAAAAGCACGCCAAAACCAACGGCCAAGCCGACCGCTACGCCTAAAGTAACGGCTGCGCCAACTCCTACGCCGAAAGCCACAGTGGCACCTAGAGCAACGAGCGCACCAGCGGCTAAACCTACCGCTGCACCGAAGGTGAAAGCGACTGCCGTGCCGAAGAAAAACAGCGAAATGCAGGATTTGCTGTCATTGGATAATACGATTTCAAGTAATTCCACTAGCAATACCAAGCCAGTCGCTGGTGGCAAACCGGGCGGTACAGGGACTAATCCGAACGCGGTGGGTAATAGCGGCGCGGGCAAAGGCTCTGGTGCCAATGCGGCGGGTCTGGAAGGCTATAAAGGGCGTCTCATCCAGCAAATCAAATCGCGTACGGTTTACAGCAAAGGCGGCAGCCCGACGGCAGAATTCCGCGTCATCGTTCTGCCCGATGGCTCTATTCTGGAAGACCAGTTGCAACAAATCAGTGCCACAGGTGATCCGGCGTATGCCGAGGCGACCAAGCGGGCAATCTTAAGCATGGGGCGTTTCCCGCCACTGCCCGATGGTCAGACTTTCAGTGGCTCATTGCGGACGTGGAATATCAAATTCCGTCTTGATTAG
- the tolB gene encoding Tol-Pal system beta propeller repeat protein TolB: MKMLKQFLRGLVAATLLAAGAAHADMTIEVVGVGSQQYPIAIVPFKSEIGLAQAITPVVGTDLGNSGLFKVIPAGDVAPQPFSSGEINFPALQAKGAQTALVGQVIPDGNQVTVRFWLVDLATKQELIAFEKRGNASQTRRLAHQIADMIYAKLTGKTGAFASRIAYVLKTPGRYQLQVADSDGYGAQTVLASRKPIMSPRWSPDGGKLAYVSFEKEKPIVYVHELATGKRIEAANFKGSNSSPAWSPDGKKLAVVLSKDLGSQIYVINADGSNPRRITQSGEINTEPSFLADGRSIVFTSDRGGSPQIYRQSIEGGEAVRMTNSGAYNASAKISPDGRSMTYVSRSNGYRVAIMDLASRQSMVLTDTNADDSPSFAPNSQMILYETDVGRRGTLAIVSADGRIKQRLKAQGGEVRQPAWGPMLR; this comes from the coding sequence ATGAAGATGCTCAAACAGTTTTTACGTGGTTTGGTCGCAGCAACGCTGTTGGCTGCAGGCGCTGCGCACGCCGATATGACCATTGAAGTGGTTGGCGTTGGTAGCCAGCAATACCCCATCGCCATCGTGCCATTCAAAAGCGAAATCGGTCTGGCACAGGCGATTACACCAGTGGTTGGCACTGATTTGGGCAATAGCGGTTTGTTCAAGGTAATTCCCGCTGGCGACGTGGCGCCCCAACCGTTTTCATCTGGCGAAATCAATTTCCCGGCACTGCAGGCCAAAGGCGCGCAAACCGCGCTGGTGGGTCAGGTGATTCCCGATGGCAATCAGGTGACGGTGCGCTTCTGGCTGGTTGATCTGGCCACCAAGCAGGAATTGATCGCCTTTGAAAAACGCGGCAATGCCAGCCAGACTCGCCGTTTGGCGCATCAAATCGCCGATATGATCTACGCCAAGCTCACCGGCAAAACCGGCGCATTTGCATCGCGCATTGCTTATGTGCTGAAAACACCGGGGCGTTATCAATTGCAGGTGGCTGATTCGGATGGCTATGGCGCGCAGACTGTTTTGGCTTCGCGCAAGCCGATTATGTCGCCGCGCTGGTCGCCCGATGGCGGCAAGCTGGCGTATGTGTCGTTTGAAAAAGAAAAACCGATTGTCTATGTGCACGAGCTGGCCACCGGCAAACGCATTGAAGCTGCCAATTTCAAAGGCAGCAATTCATCGCCGGCCTGGTCGCCCGACGGCAAAAAACTGGCCGTGGTCTTGAGCAAGGACTTGGGCAGCCAGATTTATGTGATCAATGCCGACGGCAGCAACCCGCGCCGCATTACGCAAAGCGGAGAAATCAATACGGAACCTTCCTTCCTTGCCGATGGTCGCAGCATTGTTTTCACGTCGGATCGTGGTGGCAGCCCGCAAATCTATCGCCAGTCGATCGAGGGCGGTGAGGCGGTGCGGATGACCAATTCGGGTGCTTACAACGCCAGTGCGAAAATCTCGCCCGATGGCCGTTCGATGACGTATGTAAGCCGCAGCAATGGCTACCGTGTGGCCATTATGGATCTGGCCAGCCGCCAGAGCATGGTGCTCACCGATACCAATGCCGACGATTCACCGTCATTTGCGCCCAATAGCCAGATGATCCTGTATGAAACCGATGTGGGTCGCCGTGGCACGCTGGCCATTGTCTCTGCCGATGGCCGGATCAAGCAGCGGTTGAAAGCGCAGGGCGGCGAAGTTCGCCAGCCAGCCTGGGGCCCGATGTTGCGCTGA
- a CDS encoding Bcr/CflA family multidrug efflux MFS transporter, which translates to MKNTSTSPAPPPSRFAGWILLLAALTALGPLSIDMYLPGLPAIASGLHADDGTVQLTLASYFIGLALGQILYGPLSDHFGRKPPLLIGLGVYLLASIGCALANSIEALIALRFIQALGGCAGMVIARAVVRDRCEPRMAAQVYSSLVLVMGVAPILAPLLGSWVVGVSSWRAIFALLAIFALLCLIAMHYLLPESRPAKQDQRFHLGNTLRAYVELLRNRHFMGYALTGGLAVAGLFAYITGSPIVMMKVYGLSPTQYSLTFGSIAACYIIASQFNARALKNHSIDQILQRSTTMLALASGVLLLTSLLTHPPFWLLVGCIYLYLMALGFAAPNSTAGALAHHGAQAGLASALMGTMQFGIATVAGVLMGIWHDGSSLPLASTLAFCGIGAFVAYRFGAIKLGN; encoded by the coding sequence ATGAAAAACACCTCTACTTCACCTGCCCCGCCACCCAGCCGCTTTGCGGGCTGGATTTTGCTACTCGCCGCGCTCACGGCGCTGGGGCCTTTGTCGATTGATATGTATTTGCCGGGATTGCCCGCGATTGCCAGCGGCCTGCACGCCGACGATGGCACGGTGCAGCTGACCCTAGCGAGCTACTTTATCGGCTTGGCGCTGGGGCAGATTTTATACGGCCCGCTCTCGGATCATTTTGGCCGCAAACCGCCGCTGCTGATCGGGCTGGGCGTGTATTTGCTCGCCTCCATCGGCTGCGCGCTGGCCAACAGTATCGAAGCATTGATTGCTCTACGTTTTATCCAGGCACTGGGCGGCTGCGCCGGGATGGTGATTGCCCGCGCGGTGGTGCGTGACCGTTGCGAGCCGCGCATGGCGGCGCAGGTGTATTCATCTCTGGTACTGGTGATGGGCGTCGCGCCGATTCTGGCGCCACTCCTCGGCAGCTGGGTGGTTGGCGTGAGCAGCTGGCGGGCGATTTTTGCCTTGCTGGCGATCTTTGCGCTGCTGTGCCTGATCGCAATGCATTACCTGTTGCCCGAATCACGTCCGGCCAAGCAAGACCAACGCTTTCACCTCGGCAACACCCTACGAGCCTATGTTGAGCTACTGCGCAACCGGCACTTTATGGGCTATGCGCTCACCGGCGGCCTGGCCGTGGCTGGGCTATTTGCCTACATCACCGGCTCGCCGATTGTGATGATGAAGGTGTATGGCCTGAGCCCGACGCAATACAGCCTGACTTTTGGTAGCATTGCGGCGTGCTACATCATCGCCAGCCAGTTTAATGCGCGAGCGCTGAAAAACCATTCGATTGATCAAATACTGCAGCGCTCAACGACCATGCTGGCGCTGGCTAGCGGGGTCTTGCTGCTCACCAGCCTGCTGACTCATCCGCCGTTCTGGCTGCTGGTGGGCTGCATTTATCTGTATCTGATGGCGCTGGGCTTTGCCGCGCCCAACTCGACTGCAGGCGCACTGGCGCATCACGGCGCGCAGGCCGGCTTAGCCTCGGCGCTAATGGGCACCATGCAATTTGGCATTGCCACGGTGGCAGGGGTACTGATGGGAATCTGGCACGACGGCAGCAGCCTGCCACTGGCGAGCACGCTGGCGTTTTGCGGGATCGGTGCGTTTGTGGCGTATCGCTTCGGGGCAATCAAGCTGGGGAACTAA
- the tolR gene encoding protein TolR, with protein sequence MQNRRPRRAKSEINVVPYIDVMLVLLVIFMVAAPMMQPSVINLPSVGKSNIEVAAKPLTVEISAEGALGLVDAPGSKAETQASVPELVAAIKAKMGTQTDRPVIISADKNVKYEIVVQTMDQLQQANIARVGLMVQPK encoded by the coding sequence ATGCAAAATCGTCGCCCTCGTCGCGCCAAAAGCGAGATCAATGTCGTCCCGTATATCGATGTGATGTTGGTGCTGCTGGTGATCTTTATGGTGGCCGCCCCGATGATGCAGCCGTCGGTGATTAATCTGCCTAGCGTTGGCAAATCGAATATCGAAGTGGCGGCCAAACCGCTCACCGTTGAAATCTCCGCCGAAGGTGCGTTAGGTCTGGTCGATGCGCCTGGCAGCAAGGCTGAAACGCAAGCCAGCGTGCCTGAGCTGGTGGCGGCGATCAAAGCCAAAATGGGTACACAAACCGATCGCCCGGTGATTATCTCGGCCGACAAAAATGTGAAGTATGAAATTGTCGTGCAAACGATGGATCAGCTACAGCAGGCCAATATCGCCCGCGTCGGCTTGATGGTGCAGCCTAAATAG
- the pal gene encoding peptidoglycan-associated lipoprotein Pal produces MKKIALSVLMTALLAACASTPAPVTDPNANQTTGNTSNTGSEITTVDATGTTGVKLDPRLSDPSNILSQRRVYFDYDSFTVKSEYDAMVQAHAKFLVERRDYKIILQGNTDNRGTAEYNLALGQKRADAVAKLLLALGVNENQIEAVSFGEERPLENGDTDEAWERNRRADIVYNGEQSK; encoded by the coding sequence ATGAAAAAGATTGCACTCAGTGTATTAATGACCGCCCTGCTCGCTGCATGTGCCAGCACGCCAGCGCCAGTCACGGATCCAAACGCCAACCAGACGACGGGCAACACCAGCAACACCGGCTCCGAGATCACCACGGTGGATGCCACTGGCACTACGGGCGTAAAACTTGATCCACGCCTGAGCGACCCGAGCAATATTCTGTCGCAACGCCGGGTGTATTTCGACTACGACTCATTCACCGTCAAGAGCGAATACGACGCCATGGTGCAAGCGCACGCCAAATTCCTAGTTGAGCGTCGCGATTACAAAATCATCCTGCAAGGCAATACCGATAATCGCGGTACGGCAGAGTACAATCTGGCGCTGGGTCAGAAACGTGCCGACGCAGTGGCTAAATTGCTGCTCGCTTTGGGCGTGAACGAAAACCAGATCGAAGCCGTGAGCTTTGGTGAAGAGCGCCCGCTGGAAAACGGCGATACCGATGAAGCGTGGGAACGTAATCGCCGCGCCGATATTGTGTATAACGGCGAACAGAGCAAATAA